In Desulfatibacillum aliphaticivorans DSM 15576, a single window of DNA contains:
- the typA gene encoding translational GTPase TypA — MANKEQNSGIRNVAIIAHVDHGKTTLVDAMFRQSGMFREGAVLQDRLMDNLELERERGITIAAKNCSVKYKDIKINIIDTPGHADFGGEVERALTMADGALLLVDASEGPLPQTRFVLQKTLQAGLPVLVVINKIDRKDARPDEVLDEIYDLFIDLDAKDEQLDFPYLYAIGRDGVAMESPEDKGEDLRLLFDAILEKVPPPSYDPDEPFQMLVADLSYSDYVGRLAVGRVFNGRVKQRQELVCLSENDKHIPLKVTKLQSYEGNSLAEITGAEPGDIVVLAGIENVTIGDTICTLDAPKALPRVRVDEPTVSMRFGPNTSPLAGKEGKLVQSSKIEERLFKETLLNVGIQVELAEDRESYIVKGRGEFQMAILVETMRREGFELTVGRPQVILRKKEGVLMEPIEHLFIDCSEEFMGVVTEKISMRKGKMTNMVNKGTGRVRMEFSTPSRGLIGYRDEFLTDTKGTGIMNSILEGYGEYRGDFPSRFSGSIVSDRAGSAVAYALFNLEPRGRLFLVPNDPVYEGMIVGEHNRENDITVNPCKEKKLTNIRASGKDDAVTLTPVKKMTLEQALHFIKEDELVEVTPKSLRLRKVVLSGQARYQMRNAKAKALNKEQ, encoded by the coding sequence CAATCCGGCATGTTCCGGGAAGGAGCGGTGCTCCAGGACCGACTGATGGACAACCTGGAACTGGAGCGGGAGCGCGGCATCACCATTGCGGCGAAAAACTGTTCCGTGAAATACAAGGACATCAAGATCAACATCATCGACACTCCCGGCCACGCCGACTTCGGCGGAGAGGTGGAGCGCGCCCTGACCATGGCCGACGGCGCCCTGCTTTTGGTGGACGCTTCCGAAGGCCCGCTGCCCCAGACTCGTTTTGTTTTGCAGAAAACCCTGCAGGCGGGCCTGCCGGTTCTGGTGGTTATCAATAAGATCGACCGCAAGGACGCCCGCCCGGACGAAGTCCTGGACGAAATCTACGACCTGTTCATCGACCTGGACGCTAAGGACGAGCAGCTTGATTTTCCCTATCTGTACGCCATCGGCCGGGACGGAGTCGCCATGGAATCCCCGGAGGATAAAGGCGAAGATCTGCGCCTGCTGTTCGACGCCATCCTGGAAAAGGTGCCGCCTCCGTCCTACGATCCTGATGAACCTTTCCAGATGCTGGTGGCCGATCTCAGCTATTCCGACTACGTGGGCAGGCTGGCCGTGGGCCGCGTCTTTAACGGAAGGGTGAAGCAACGCCAGGAGTTGGTGTGCCTGTCTGAAAACGACAAGCACATTCCCCTGAAGGTGACCAAGCTCCAGTCTTACGAAGGAAACTCCCTGGCGGAAATCACCGGCGCCGAACCCGGAGACATCGTGGTTTTAGCCGGCATCGAAAACGTAACCATCGGCGACACCATCTGCACCCTGGACGCACCCAAGGCCCTGCCTCGCGTGCGGGTGGACGAGCCCACCGTATCCATGCGCTTCGGGCCCAACACCTCGCCCCTGGCCGGCAAGGAAGGCAAGCTGGTGCAGTCCTCCAAAATCGAGGAGCGTCTTTTCAAGGAAACCCTGTTGAACGTGGGCATCCAGGTGGAGCTGGCCGAAGACCGGGAAAGCTACATCGTCAAGGGCCGGGGCGAGTTCCAGATGGCCATTTTGGTGGAAACCATGCGCCGGGAGGGTTTTGAACTCACAGTGGGCAGGCCTCAGGTCATCCTCCGGAAGAAGGAAGGCGTGCTCATGGAGCCCATCGAGCACTTGTTCATCGACTGCAGCGAAGAGTTCATGGGCGTGGTTACGGAAAAAATTTCCATGCGCAAAGGCAAGATGACCAACATGGTCAACAAGGGCACCGGCCGGGTCCGCATGGAGTTTTCCACGCCGTCTCGCGGCCTTATCGGCTACAGGGACGAATTTCTTACCGATACCAAGGGCACGGGCATCATGAACTCCATCCTGGAGGGATACGGCGAATACCGCGGCGACTTCCCCTCCCGGTTTTCCGGCTCCATCGTCTCGGACCGGGCCGGCTCGGCCGTGGCCTACGCCCTGTTCAACCTGGAGCCCAGAGGGCGCCTGTTTTTGGTTCCCAACGATCCCGTCTACGAGGGAATGATCGTGGGCGAGCACAATCGCGAAAACGACATCACCGTCAATCCCTGCAAGGAAAAAAAGCTGACCAACATCCGGGCCTCGGGCAAGGACGACGCCGTCACCCTCACGCCGGTGAAAAAAATGACTTTGGAGCAAGCCCTGCATTTTATCAAGGAAGACGAACTGGTGGAGGTTACTCCGAAATCCCTGCGCCTGCGCAAAGTAGTGCTCTCCGGCCAGGCCCGTTACCAGATGCGCAACGCCAAAGCTAAAGCCTTGAACAAGGAACAGTAA
- a CDS encoding acetyl-CoA hydrolase/transferase family protein: MEWMSLYKQKLTTAEEAMSHIKSGENITFSGANSAPPDLVNALCKRYQELENVTLWSGLLMYPFEFLKREYKGHLNYITTFYGPVERMFAAEKNTENFSFHFSNADKACYGVADWDYLMCEVSPPDSKGYMSFGPTGIYHNGFMRDLVKKVVVQVNDQCPYVNGVENVIHVSEVDAIVESSHPIPEMPEIKIGEAEMKIGQLIAEQVPDRATIQIGIGGVANAVGHFLDHKKDLGIHTELLTDSMVDLAERGVITNRAKNFHHGKGLIGGLCIGSKATYEFIDRNPTLTFAPVYYVNNRQNIARNDNFISINNALSVDLTGQVASESIGFSMYSGTGGQADFVRGATQSMGGKSFIALKSTYKGRDGQLQSRIVSVFAPGTAVTSVRADVMYIVTEFGIAYLWQKTTSQRVQAMISIAHPDFREQLERDAVQFGLL, from the coding sequence ATGGAATGGATGAGTCTTTACAAGCAGAAGCTGACCACTGCAGAAGAAGCCATGTCCCACATCAAATCAGGAGAGAACATCACCTTTTCAGGCGCAAACAGCGCTCCTCCGGACCTGGTCAACGCCTTGTGCAAACGCTATCAGGAACTGGAAAACGTCACCTTGTGGTCCGGGCTGTTGATGTATCCTTTTGAATTCCTGAAAAGGGAATACAAGGGGCATTTGAACTACATCACCACTTTTTACGGGCCCGTGGAAAGGATGTTCGCCGCGGAAAAAAACACGGAGAATTTTTCCTTTCATTTCTCCAACGCGGATAAAGCCTGCTACGGCGTGGCGGATTGGGATTATCTCATGTGCGAAGTGTCTCCGCCGGACTCCAAGGGCTATATGAGCTTCGGCCCCACAGGCATCTACCACAACGGGTTCATGCGCGATCTTGTGAAAAAGGTGGTCGTCCAGGTGAATGATCAATGCCCGTACGTTAACGGCGTGGAAAACGTCATCCACGTGAGCGAGGTGGACGCCATTGTGGAAAGCAGCCACCCTATCCCCGAAATGCCGGAAATCAAAATCGGCGAAGCGGAAATGAAGATAGGCCAGTTGATCGCCGAGCAGGTTCCGGACCGGGCCACAATCCAGATTGGAATCGGCGGGGTGGCCAACGCCGTGGGCCACTTTTTGGACCACAAAAAGGACCTGGGCATACACACGGAATTGCTTACGGATTCCATGGTGGACCTTGCCGAGCGGGGCGTCATCACCAACCGGGCCAAGAACTTCCACCACGGCAAAGGGCTTATCGGCGGATTATGCATCGGCTCCAAAGCCACTTATGAGTTCATCGACCGGAACCCCACATTGACTTTCGCCCCGGTCTACTATGTGAACAACCGCCAGAACATCGCCCGGAACGATAACTTCATATCCATCAACAACGCCTTGTCCGTGGACCTCACCGGCCAGGTGGCCTCCGAGTCCATCGGGTTTTCCATGTACAGCGGAACCGGCGGCCAGGCGGACTTTGTCCGTGGCGCCACCCAGTCCATGGGCGGTAAATCCTTCATCGCCCTCAAGTCGACGTACAAGGGGCGCGACGGCCAGTTGCAATCCCGGATCGTTTCCGTCTTTGCTCCGGGCACCGCCGTCACCAGCGTCCGGGCCGACGTCATGTACATAGTGACCGAGTTCGGCATCGCCTATTTGTGGCAAAAAACCACGTCCCAACGGGTGCAGGCCATGATCTCCATCGCCCATCCCGACTTCCGGGAGCAACTGGAAAGGGACGCTGTGCAGTTCGGATTGTTATAG
- a CDS encoding radical SAM protein, with protein MATAKNIFGGIRIAAGVFKGISPGQLIIQFTNKCNATCPQCGMNKGNKFSRSTLDMDECKRIIDAAAVKGVKALSFTGGEPLLYLDEVAELLKHAGQAGIEYTRTGTNGFFFANPGSPNFEDRVKKVADALADTPLRNFWVSVDSHVPDYHEKMRGFPGLVEGMEKAIPIFQERGIYPSANLGINRNTGGDSTTSLFIPPAIKDGQTSETVLFYTGFKKAFEHFYRFVNDLGFTMVNTCYPMSINEEESESLSAVYAATSTENITGFTPLEKSLLFKALAETIGKYRPVIRIFSPVTSLKALQGDYSNGHKESRPCLGGIDYFFVDAEDGNTYPCGFRGKDNMGKFYDLDMKNINRNAACRLCDWECFRDPSELFWPFMQMARHPITLAGQWMENTTSLKNWFKDLAYYRACGYFNGREEPNYIKMAKFAKPIWQPALY; from the coding sequence ATGGCGACTGCAAAAAATATTTTCGGAGGAATCAGGATCGCCGCGGGCGTTTTCAAGGGAATCAGCCCGGGGCAATTGATCATCCAGTTCACCAACAAGTGCAATGCGACCTGCCCCCAGTGCGGCATGAACAAGGGAAACAAGTTTTCCCGCTCCACACTGGATATGGACGAGTGCAAACGCATTATCGACGCGGCGGCGGTCAAGGGCGTCAAAGCCCTTTCGTTCACCGGCGGCGAGCCTCTCCTGTACCTGGACGAAGTCGCGGAGCTGCTAAAGCACGCGGGGCAAGCGGGAATCGAATACACGCGCACAGGCACCAACGGCTTCTTTTTCGCCAATCCCGGCAGCCCGAATTTTGAGGACAGAGTAAAAAAAGTAGCCGACGCCCTGGCTGACACGCCCTTGCGCAACTTCTGGGTGAGCGTGGACTCCCACGTTCCGGACTATCACGAGAAAATGCGCGGCTTCCCCGGCCTGGTGGAAGGCATGGAAAAGGCCATCCCCATTTTTCAGGAGCGCGGCATTTATCCTTCGGCCAACCTGGGCATCAACCGAAACACGGGGGGCGATTCCACAACCTCGCTGTTCATCCCGCCTGCAATCAAGGACGGCCAAACCAGCGAAACCGTCCTGTTTTACACGGGGTTTAAAAAGGCCTTTGAACACTTCTATCGTTTCGTGAACGACCTGGGATTCACCATGGTCAATACCTGCTATCCCATGAGCATCAATGAAGAGGAAAGCGAAAGCCTGAGCGCGGTTTACGCCGCCACGTCCACGGAAAATATCACGGGATTCACCCCCCTGGAAAAATCCCTGCTGTTCAAGGCCCTGGCCGAAACCATCGGCAAATACAGGCCGGTCATCCGCATCTTCTCGCCGGTGACCTCCCTCAAGGCCCTCCAGGGAGACTATTCCAACGGCCATAAGGAATCCCGCCCCTGCCTGGGCGGCATCGACTACTTTTTTGTGGACGCGGAAGACGGCAATACCTATCCCTGCGGATTCCGCGGCAAAGACAACATGGGCAAGTTCTACGACCTGGATATGAAAAACATCAACCGCAACGCAGCTTGCAGGCTGTGCGACTGGGAATGCTTTCGGGACCCCTCCGAGCTTTTCTGGCCCTTTATGCAAATGGCCCGGCATCCCATCACCCTGGCCGGCCAGTGGATGGAGAACACGACCTCCCTCAAGAACTGGTTCAAGGATCTGGCCTACTACCGCGCCTGCGGATACTTTAACGGACGGGAAGAGCCCAATTACATCAAAATGGCCAAGTTCGCCAAACCCATTTGGCAACCGGCTTTGTATTAA